In Candidatus Dormiibacterota bacterium, one DNA window encodes the following:
- the rpmJ gene encoding 50S ribosomal protein L36 has product MKVRASVKKICAKCKVIKRGGQVRVICVTPKHNQRQG; this is encoded by the coding sequence ATGAAAGTTCGGGCGTCGGTCAAGAAAATATGCGCGAAGTGCAAGGTCATCAAGCGCGGCGGCCAGGTGCGGGTCATCTGCGTGACGCCGAAACACAACCAGAGGCAGGGATAA
- the infA gene encoding translation initiation factor IF-1 has translation MTGIVVGRVVEPMPNALYRVELETGHRIVAHVAPAARLRFLRVIPGDRVRVEVSPLDPGRGRIVRKAE, from the coding sequence ATGACGGGGATTGTCGTCGGACGAGTGGTGGAGCCGATGCCCAACGCGCTCTACCGTGTCGAGCTCGAGACCGGCCACAGGATCGTCGCTCACGTGGCGCCGGCCGCGCGGCTTCGGTTTCTCCGGGTGATCCCGGGTGACCGCGTCCGCGTCGAGGTGTCACCGCTCGATCCGGGGCGTGGACGAATCGTCAGAAAGGCAGAGTGA
- the rplF gene encoding 50S ribosomal protein L6, translating to MSRIGKLPVKIPSGVTVTLTDHTVVVKSGKAELSRELNPSMKVTVKDGTVVVERPSESKLHRSLHGLTRTLVWNMIEGVSKGYEKQLELVGVGYRATRQGEALVLNVGFSHPVRYPVPKGITIDVPEPTRINIKGANKEDVGQVAAEVRKIRPPEPYKGKGILYRGERIRRKAGKTGKTTGAGAAK from the coding sequence GTGAGTAGGATTGGAAAGCTGCCGGTCAAGATCCCCAGCGGCGTGACGGTGACGCTCACCGATCACACGGTGGTGGTCAAGAGTGGCAAGGCCGAGCTCAGCCGCGAACTGAATCCGTCGATGAAGGTCACCGTCAAAGACGGCACCGTCGTCGTCGAGCGGCCGAGCGAATCGAAGCTGCACCGGTCGTTGCACGGGCTCACCCGGACGCTCGTCTGGAACATGATCGAAGGCGTCAGCAAGGGGTACGAGAAACAGCTCGAGCTGGTCGGCGTGGGCTATCGCGCCACCCGCCAGGGCGAGGCACTGGTCCTCAATGTGGGGTTCTCGCACCCGGTCCGTTACCCGGTGCCCAAGGGCATCACGATCGACGTCCCCGAGCCGACCCGTATCAACATCAAGGGCGCCAACAAGGAAGATGTCGGCCAGGTGGCCGCCGAAGTGCGGAAGATCCGTCCCCCGGAACCCTACAAGGGCAAGGGCATCCTCTACCGTGGCGAGCGTATTCGCCGCAAGGCGGGTAAGACCGGCAAGACCACCGGTGCCGGAGCGGCGAAGTAA
- the secY gene encoding preprotein translocase subunit SecY, producing the protein MLEAIGNALRIPELRRKILFTLGLFLVFRILAHIAVPGADKAALDKLFNTNAFLGLLDLFSGGGLSTFSIIAMGVNPYINASIIMQLMTVVSTRMKELSKEGEFGRRKITRWTRWLTVALGLLQAWGLTLVFSRQGVLSNLSWLGIVEIMITLTAGTVMLMWFGELITEYGIGNGISLVIFAGIVGRIPNTIYNLLTGGGSANLAPMLLFAALAIVVTAFIIEVQQAQRKIPIQSAQRVVGRKIYQGRSSHLPLRVNQAGVIPIIFAISIMFFPVIIGNFLATAPDPWGTISRVLRTYWVPTGPNIPTDILYNFVYFVLIFGFTYFYTAVTFDPVDTADYLKKHAAFIPGIRPGVATAQYLDRTMTRITFAGALFLGGVTVLIPLLATALTRIPTQNMYLGGTAILIVVGVALDTMKQIETQLIMRQYKGFIK; encoded by the coding sequence ATGTTAGAAGCGATCGGTAACGCACTCCGTATTCCCGAGCTGCGCCGCAAGATCCTCTTCACGCTCGGACTCTTCCTCGTGTTCCGGATCCTGGCGCACATCGCCGTGCCCGGCGCCGACAAGGCCGCCCTCGACAAGCTCTTCAATACCAATGCCTTCCTCGGTCTGCTCGACCTGTTTTCGGGAGGCGGGCTGTCGACCTTCTCCATCATCGCCATGGGCGTGAACCCGTACATCAACGCCTCGATCATCATGCAGCTGATGACGGTCGTCTCCACCCGGATGAAGGAGCTCAGCAAGGAAGGGGAGTTCGGTCGGCGCAAGATCACCCGCTGGACCCGCTGGCTCACCGTCGCCCTTGGCCTGCTTCAGGCCTGGGGCCTCACGCTGGTCTTCAGCCGCCAGGGCGTCCTGTCCAACCTCAGCTGGCTGGGCATCGTGGAGATCATGATCACGTTGACCGCCGGCACCGTGATGCTGATGTGGTTCGGTGAGCTGATCACCGAGTATGGGATCGGCAACGGCATCTCGCTAGTGATCTTCGCCGGCATCGTGGGACGGATCCCGAACACCATCTACAACCTGCTGACCGGCGGCGGCTCCGCGAACCTGGCGCCGATGCTGCTCTTCGCCGCCCTGGCGATCGTGGTCACCGCCTTCATCATCGAGGTGCAGCAGGCCCAGCGGAAGATCCCGATACAGTCGGCACAGCGCGTGGTGGGCCGAAAGATCTACCAGGGGCGAAGTTCCCATCTGCCGCTCCGTGTCAACCAGGCGGGAGTCATCCCGATCATCTTCGCCATCTCAATCATGTTCTTCCCGGTCATCATCGGGAACTTCCTGGCGACGGCTCCCGACCCGTGGGGGACGATCTCGCGGGTGCTGCGCACCTACTGGGTGCCGACCGGTCCCAACATCCCGACCGACATCCTCTATAACTTCGTCTACTTCGTCCTCATCTTCGGCTTCACCTACTTCTACACCGCGGTCACCTTCGACCCGGTGGATACGGCCGACTACCTGAAGAAGCACGCCGCCTTCATCCCCGGCATCCGTCCGGGCGTGGCCACGGCGCAGTACCTGGACCGCACCATGACGCGGATCACCTTTGCCGGCGCCCTCTTCCTCGGTGGGGTGACCGTGCTGATTCCGCTACTGGCCACGGCACTGACCCGAATACCAACGCAGAACATGTACCTCGGAGGGACCGCGATCCTGATCGTGGTCGGCGTTGCGCTCGACACCATGAAACAGATTGAGACGCAGCTGATCATGCGTCAATACAAGGGGTTCATAAAGTAG
- the rpmD gene encoding 50S ribosomal protein L30, with protein MARLKITYVRSVIGQKPDQERTVQALGFRRLNQTVEHEDSPQLRGMVHKVRHLVKVEETK; from the coding sequence ATGGCGCGATTGAAGATCACCTACGTCCGCAGCGTGATCGGGCAGAAGCCCGACCAGGAACGGACCGTCCAGGCGCTGGGCTTCCGCCGTCTGAACCAGACGGTGGAGCACGAAGACAGCCCGCAATTGCGCGGCATGGTGCATAAAGTCCGGCACCTGGTCAAAGTGGAGGAGACAAAGTGA
- the rpsD gene encoding 30S ribosomal protein S4 has product MARYEGPVCRHCRREGVKLFLKGEKCFTKCTLDRRAMPPGMHTQVRRRKVSDYGIQLRAKQRARRIYFLLEGQFRLYFDRAAKMAGVTGLNLLRLLETRLDNVVYRVGFAASRRDARQLVSHRHVTVNGRLVNIPSYAVRIGDVIAIKDKSKEVDRIKNALDAGEQRPVVPWLSLDKDNMTAKVTAQPGRDDMDQTIQEQLIVEFYSR; this is encoded by the coding sequence ATGGCCCGCTACGAAGGCCCCGTCTGCCGTCACTGCCGCCGGGAGGGCGTCAAGCTCTTCCTCAAGGGGGAGAAGTGCTTTACGAAGTGCACCCTCGACCGGCGGGCGATGCCGCCCGGCATGCACACTCAGGTCCGCCGCCGCAAGGTGTCCGACTATGGGATCCAGTTACGGGCCAAGCAGCGCGCACGCCGGATCTACTTCCTGCTCGAGGGCCAGTTCCGGCTCTACTTCGACCGCGCGGCGAAGATGGCCGGCGTCACCGGCCTCAACCTGCTCCGCCTCCTAGAGACGCGGCTGGACAACGTCGTCTACCGGGTTGGCTTCGCCGCCTCGCGGCGTGATGCCCGGCAGCTCGTCTCGCATCGACACGTCACCGTCAACGGCCGGCTCGTCAACATCCCGTCCTATGCCGTGCGCATCGGCGACGTGATCGCGATCAAGGACAAGAGCAAGGAGGTCGATCGCATCAAGAATGCCCTCGACGCCGGCGAGCAGCGGCCCGTCGTTCCCTGGCTGAGCCTGGACAAAGACAACATGACCGCGAAGGTCACCGCGCAACCCGGACGCGACGACATGGACCAGACCATCCAGGAGCAACTGATCGTCGAGTTTTATTCGCGCTAG
- the rpsE gene encoding 30S ribosomal protein S5: protein MSYQYGRGQSEFTEKVVHLNRVAKVVKGGRRFSFSALVVVGDQNGRVGAGLGKAGEVPEAIRKAVESAKKHLITVPMVGTTIPHEIRLKKGAAKVLLKPAAPGTGIRSGGAMRAVVELSGIKDMITKSLGTNNPVNTVRATIAALQALQTADSIAQARGKPADEMERLSRRGRKPEPVAAAAEAPVEEPVG, encoded by the coding sequence ATGAGTTACCAGTACGGAAGAGGTCAGTCGGAATTCACGGAGAAAGTCGTTCACCTGAACCGGGTGGCGAAGGTCGTCAAGGGCGGCCGTCGCTTCTCGTTCAGCGCCCTCGTCGTGGTCGGCGACCAGAACGGCCGCGTCGGCGCCGGGCTCGGTAAAGCTGGCGAGGTGCCCGAGGCCATCCGCAAAGCGGTGGAGTCGGCGAAGAAGCACCTGATCACGGTGCCGATGGTTGGGACCACCATCCCCCACGAGATTCGTTTGAAGAAGGGGGCCGCCAAGGTGCTGCTCAAGCCGGCGGCGCCAGGCACCGGCATTCGCTCGGGCGGCGCGATGCGCGCCGTCGTCGAGCTGTCCGGCATCAAGGACATGATCACCAAATCGCTGGGCACGAACAATCCGGTCAATACCGTCCGTGCCACGATCGCCGCGCTGCAGGCGCTGCAGACAGCCGATAGCATCGCCCAGGCGCGGGGCAAACCCGCCGACGAGATGGAGCGGCTGAGCCGGCGCGGGAGGAAGCCAGAGCCGGTGGCGGCAGCGGCCGAGGCGCCGGTGGAGGAGCCGGTCGGCTAA
- the rpsK gene encoding 30S ribosomal protein S11, whose translation MPKKKVVRTRRREKKHVTVGQAHIQSTFNNTVVSLTDAQGNVLAWGSAGSQGFKGSRKSTPFAAQITAEATARRAMEHGLKQIEIFVKGPGAGREAAIRSLQAAGLEVTAITDVTPIPHNGCRPPKRRRV comes from the coding sequence ATGCCGAAGAAGAAAGTCGTCCGCACCCGCCGCCGCGAGAAGAAGCACGTCACGGTGGGCCAGGCACACATCCAGTCCACCTTCAACAACACCGTGGTGTCGTTGACCGACGCCCAGGGCAACGTGCTCGCCTGGGGCAGCGCCGGCAGCCAGGGCTTCAAGGGGTCGCGCAAGAGCACGCCCTTCGCCGCCCAGATCACCGCCGAAGCGACGGCGCGGCGCGCGATGGAGCACGGCCTCAAGCAGATTGAGATCTTCGTCAAGGGACCGGGAGCCGGCCGCGAGGCCGCCATCCGTTCGCTGCAGGCGGCGGGTCTCGAAGTCACGGCGATCACGGACGTCACGCCCATCCCCCACAACGGTTGCCGACCACCGAAGCGGAGGCGAGTCTAG
- the rpsM gene encoding 30S ribosomal protein S13: protein MARIAGVDIPREKRVEIALTYIFGVGPHTARRVLTIANVDPNMRVKNLNDEQIGRLRDVLDKEAKVEGELRREIALNIKRLMEIGTYRGLRHRRGLPVRGQRTRTNARTRRGPRKTVGVRKKAEAKK, encoded by the coding sequence ATGGCTCGAATTGCCGGCGTTGATATTCCCCGCGAGAAGCGCGTCGAAATCGCGCTTACCTACATCTTCGGGGTCGGTCCCCATACCGCGCGGCGTGTCCTGACGATCGCGAACGTCGATCCGAACATGCGCGTCAAGAACCTGAACGACGAGCAGATCGGCCGCCTCCGCGACGTTCTCGACAAGGAAGCCAAGGTTGAAGGCGAGCTTCGCCGCGAGATCGCGCTCAATATCAAGCGCCTGATGGAGATCGGGACCTATCGTGGCCTGCGCCACCGGCGCGGCCTGCCCGTCCGCGGGCAGCGGACCCGCACCAACGCCCGTACCCGCCGCGGCCCGCGCAAGACGGTCGGCGTGCGCAAGAAGGCAGAGGCAAAGAAGTAA
- the map gene encoding type I methionyl aminopeptidase, which yields MIIYKSPAEIDLMREAGAILGEALAHLQSMARPGVTLLELDREANRFIRGRDCIPGFIGYQGYQNAICTSVNNHVVHGIPSNRKLREGDLLSLDAGLIHRGFWADAGLTVGIGKISAEAQRLMDVTRESLSIGIDQARVGNRIGDISAAVQRHVEQAGFSVVRSFVGHGIGRDMHEDPQVPNFGVAGTGPLLKPGMVLAIEPMVNAGGPDVALLNDGWTVVTVDGLWSAYFEHSVAITADGPEILTVSKKALPARQ from the coding sequence ATGATCATCTACAAGTCGCCGGCCGAGATCGACTTGATGCGGGAGGCGGGCGCCATCCTGGGCGAGGCCCTCGCCCACCTGCAGTCGATGGCGCGGCCCGGCGTCACCCTGCTCGAGCTGGACCGCGAGGCGAATCGCTTCATCCGGGGGCGCGACTGTATCCCCGGGTTCATCGGCTACCAGGGGTACCAGAACGCCATCTGCACCTCCGTGAATAACCACGTCGTCCATGGCATCCCCTCCAACCGCAAGCTCCGCGAGGGCGACCTCCTGAGCCTGGACGCCGGCCTGATCCACCGGGGCTTCTGGGCGGATGCCGGCCTCACCGTCGGCATCGGCAAGATCTCGGCCGAGGCGCAGCGGCTGATGGACGTCACGCGAGAGTCCCTGAGCATCGGGATCGACCAGGCCCGCGTCGGCAACCGGATCGGCGACATCAGCGCCGCCGTCCAGCGGCACGTCGAGCAGGCCGGCTTTTCCGTCGTCCGGTCGTTTGTTGGGCACGGCATCGGCCGAGACATGCACGAGGACCCCCAGGTCCCCAATTTCGGCGTCGCCGGCACGGGGCCCCTACTGAAGCCGGGGATGGTGCTCGCGATCGAGCCGATGGTGAACGCCGGCGGGCCCGATGTGGCCCTCTTGAATGATGGCTGGACGGTGGTCACAGTCGACGGCCTCTGGTCCGCCTACTTTGAACACTCGGTGGCGATCACCGCAGACGGGCCCGAGATCCTGACGGTCTCGAAGAAGGCCCTCCCGGCGCGCCAATGA
- a CDS encoding DNA-directed RNA polymerase subunit alpha: MIDIAQPQVKSIENSATYGKFEIEPLEPGFGTTLGNALRRVLLSTLKGAAVTSVSIEGVAHEFSSIPYVKEDVTEIILNLKGLNLISYSDDPVRLTLDVTGPREVKASDIQAPSDVEIVNPELYICTLDSNKGRLRMELTVERGKGYVPAERNKKEGQPIGVIPIDAIFSPVVKANFLIEKTRVGQETDWDKLILEVWTDGTIVPDQAISEAAKQFTSHLGLFTRFTERIKDADVPQQKGNDVSSRLADTPIEDLDLSVRALNCLKANEITKIGQLVALREEDLLSLRNFGRKSLDEIKEKLVQRGFLTPEELTKVLV, translated from the coding sequence ATGATCGATATCGCCCAACCCCAAGTCAAAAGCATCGAGAACTCCGCCACTTATGGAAAGTTCGAGATCGAGCCGCTGGAGCCCGGCTTCGGCACAACGCTCGGCAACGCGCTGCGCCGCGTCCTGCTCTCCACGCTGAAGGGCGCCGCCGTCACCTCGGTCTCGATCGAGGGTGTGGCGCACGAGTTTTCCTCGATCCCATACGTCAAGGAAGACGTGACCGAGATCATCCTCAACCTCAAGGGGCTGAACCTGATCTCCTACAGTGACGACCCCGTCCGCCTCACGCTGGACGTAACCGGCCCGCGCGAGGTCAAGGCGTCGGACATCCAGGCGCCGAGTGACGTCGAGATCGTCAACCCCGAGCTCTACATCTGCACCCTCGACAGCAACAAGGGCCGGCTCCGCATGGAGCTGACGGTCGAGCGCGGCAAGGGCTATGTGCCCGCCGAGCGGAACAAGAAGGAAGGCCAGCCGATCGGCGTGATTCCGATCGATGCCATCTTCAGCCCGGTAGTGAAGGCCAACTTCCTCATCGAGAAGACCCGCGTCGGCCAGGAAACGGACTGGGACAAGCTGATCCTCGAGGTCTGGACCGATGGGACGATCGTTCCGGATCAGGCCATCAGCGAGGCGGCCAAGCAGTTCACGTCGCACCTGGGCCTCTTCACCCGCTTCACCGAGCGGATCAAGGATGCCGACGTGCCTCAGCAGAAAGGAAATGACGTCTCCTCGCGCCTGGCGGACACGCCGATCGAGGACCTCGATCTTTCCGTTCGCGCCCTCAACTGCCTGAAAGCCAATGAGATCACTAAGATTGGCCAGCTGGTAGCGCTGCGCGAGGAGGACCTGCTGAGCCTGCGCAACTTCGGCCGGAAGTCCTTGGACGAGATCAAGGAAAAATTGGTTCAGCGCGGCTTCCTGACGCCGGAAGAGCTGACCAAGGTCCTGGTCTAG
- the rpsH gene encoding 30S ribosomal protein S8 has protein sequence MMSTDSIADMLTRIRNANTAGHSRVAIPASRVGVEIARVLKEEGYIAAYDVAAAEQGQKLDITFKPKTPRGKSLAGLRRISKPGLRVYARKTEIPRVLGGLGIVILSTSHGVMSGQKATRAGLGGEVVCYVW, from the coding sequence CTGATGAGCACCGATAGCATCGCGGACATGCTGACCCGGATCCGTAACGCGAATACCGCCGGGCACTCGCGCGTCGCCATCCCGGCCTCGCGCGTGGGCGTCGAGATCGCGCGCGTTCTCAAGGAAGAGGGTTACATCGCCGCCTACGATGTCGCTGCCGCGGAACAGGGTCAGAAGCTCGACATCACGTTCAAGCCCAAGACGCCTCGCGGCAAGTCACTCGCCGGCCTCCGACGGATCAGCAAGCCCGGCCTGCGCGTCTACGCGCGCAAGACCGAGATTCCGCGGGTGCTCGGGGGACTCGGCATCGTCATCCTGTCGACCTCACACGGCGTCATGTCGGGACAGAAGGCAACCAGGGCCGGCCTCGGCGGCGAGGTCGTGTGCTACGTTTGGTGA
- a CDS encoding adenylate kinase: MNLILFGAPGAGKGTQTGSLIETYHIPAIATGDMLREQRRAGSALGEQVKGYMDRGELVPDALMIDIIKTRLKKPDAKSGFILDGFPRTVAQAEALDAMLDQLGRRVDAVIYLRVSRQVLIDRLSHRYSCKTCHAVYTFTPQQARELPRCTLDGGELYQRPDDRTEIVAHRIDVFLTHTAPLIDYYTAQHKLENIDGQMSVEAVRSDITRRLSALRKGAGSR, from the coding sequence ATGAATCTGATTCTTTTTGGCGCGCCCGGCGCCGGCAAAGGCACCCAGACGGGATCCCTGATCGAGACCTACCACATCCCGGCGATCGCGACCGGCGACATGCTGCGCGAGCAGCGGCGGGCCGGGTCGGCGCTCGGCGAGCAGGTCAAGGGCTACATGGACCGCGGCGAGCTGGTGCCGGACGCGCTGATGATCGACATCATCAAGACGCGATTGAAGAAGCCGGATGCGAAGAGCGGCTTCATCCTCGATGGCTTCCCGCGGACGGTCGCCCAGGCCGAAGCCCTTGACGCAATGCTCGACCAGCTGGGGCGGCGGGTCGATGCGGTGATCTACCTGCGGGTCAGCCGCCAGGTGTTGATCGACCGGCTGTCGCACCGCTACAGCTGCAAGACGTGCCATGCGGTCTACACCTTCACGCCGCAACAGGCGCGCGAGCTGCCGCGCTGCACCCTCGACGGCGGCGAGCTCTACCAGCGGCCGGACGACCGCACCGAGATCGTGGCGCACCGCATCGACGTCTTCCTCACCCACACCGCGCCCTTGATCGACTACTACACGGCCCAGCACAAGCTGGAGAACATCGACGGCCAGATGTCAGTGGAGGCCGTACGCTCCGACATCACCCGCCGGCTCAGCGCGCTTCGCAAGGGGGCCGGCTCACGATGA
- the rplR gene encoding 50S ribosomal protein L18, whose protein sequence is MHKQADRRNTRIRRHVRLRTHLVGGPTRPRLAIFRSLHHVYAQVIDDASGRTLAAASTTDADLRKSLKSPSGAEGAAAVGKSIAQRARQAGIETVVFDRGGFPYHGRVKALADAARSAGLKF, encoded by the coding sequence ATGCACAAGCAGGCTGATCGCCGCAATACGCGCATCCGCCGGCACGTTCGGCTGCGGACTCACCTGGTGGGCGGTCCCACGCGCCCGCGGCTGGCGATCTTCCGCAGCTTGCACCACGTTTATGCCCAGGTGATCGATGATGCCTCGGGACGAACGCTGGCGGCCGCCTCCACGACCGACGCCGACCTGCGCAAGAGCCTGAAGTCACCCTCGGGTGCGGAAGGCGCCGCCGCCGTGGGCAAGTCCATCGCGCAGCGCGCCCGGCAGGCGGGCATCGAGACGGTCGTGTTCGATCGTGGCGGCTTTCCGTATCACGGCCGGGTCAAAGCGCTGGCCGACGCCGCCCGCAGCGCCGGATTGAAGTTCTAA
- a CDS encoding type Z 30S ribosomal protein S14: protein MAKKSTINRGIRKHKHAVSQHNRCNLCGRPRAYMRKFGICRICFRTLSSQGQVPGVKKSSW from the coding sequence GTGGCTAAGAAGTCGACGATCAATCGCGGAATCCGCAAACATAAGCACGCGGTCTCGCAGCACAACCGCTGCAACCTGTGCGGACGGCCGCGCGCGTATATGCGGAAGTTCGGCATCTGCCGCATCTGCTTCCGCACACTCTCATCGCAGGGACAGGTCCCGGGCGTGAAGAAGTCGTCGTGGTGA